The Fervidobacterium pennivorans DNA segment ACAATAGAAGACGATTTTGTGATAATATCACTTAGCGTCATCGTTAAGTCGCTTGATGAACTCGAACAAATAATGGATTACTTCAAATCATCACCAGGTGTTAGAAAGGTGGTTCGAGGATAGATATGCGCGCTGTTGTTCAAAGAGTTACAAAAGCGAGTGTTAGCGTAGACAACGAGGTTGTTGGAAAAATTTCAAATGGTATAGTTATTTTGCTGGGAGTGGGAAAGGATGACACTGAGGAAGATGCCAAATACTTGGCAGAAAAAATCGTGAACCTCAGAATTTTCGACGATGAAGATGGTAAAATGAATCTTTCATTGTTAGATGTTAAAGGGCGAGCACTTATTATTTCTCAGTTCACACTTTACGGTGATTGCCGCAGAGGGCGCAGACCTTCGTATTCTGACAGCGCTCCACCAGATTTGGCAAAGGCTTTATATGAAAAATTCATCGAATTGGTAAAAAACTACGATGTTCATGTGGAAACTGGAATATTTGCTGCGCATATGCTTGTGGAAATACATAACGATGGTCCGGTGACTTTGTTACTTGATTCAAAAAAGGTATTTTGAAATCATCTTTGGTGTCTCTAGGAGGACTATATGCCTGAATACTCGCATAGCAATAAAAACAACTTTTCTGTCGAAAACGATGTGAAGAATTGTCATCTACTGCATGTATGTTGTGCACCCGATTTGGCAATTTCTTATTTGTCCGGTGCACGTGGTGATATTTTCTTTTACAATCCTAACATACATCCAAAAGCTGAATATGAGAAACGATACGCCGAAGTGATTAAAATTGCTGCACTCTTTAAAATGAATGTTCTGAAAGTTCCTTATAATCCTGACCTGTTCTTCAAGCTTACTAAAGGATTACAAAATGAACCTGAAGGCGGGACAAGGTGCGAGATTTGTATAAGAATGCGACTAGAAAAAACAATGGAATACGCGAAAGAAAATGGCTACAAGAGTGTTTCCACAACGCTGACAGCCTCTCCAAAGAAAAATGTAGCGATGATTGTGAAGATAGGAAAAGAGCTGGAAAAAAAATACGGTGTGGAATTTTTGCCTAATGTGTACCGCAAAAGTCCGCTTTACAACGATGCGCAAAAGCTTATAAGGAAAATGGGTATTTACAGACAAAACTACTGTGGTTGTATTTTCTCAATAAGAAATTCCGTTATAGTAGCCACTCAAGAAACTAAAACTGTAAAAAGTGGGGTCGAAGTATGAAAATATACCACAATTTAGAAGAAGTTGAAGAACCTAAGCGGTCGTATGCATCAATTGCTTTTTCATCGAAAGTCAGGGTTGAATATGAACATGCTGGCGAAAAACTTGCCCTCATCCCTGTAACTATTGGAGACCTTACGGTGGTTATCGAAATTGACGATGATAGAGAAGTATTCAATACTTTGTTGAACGAGCACATCAAAAACTCTATCCTGAAACAGTTTCCGTATCCGGAAGAGATTAGAGAGTTAGCCAGACATTTTCGCACAGAATTGAAGAATTTCAGAATTTTGGTTGTAAAATACAATAGTGTCGAAGAAAAGGAATTCTCAAGGTATTCACTGTCTAATATAACATTCGGTGTGGTGTCATATAATAAATTTGATGTCCATTTGTTACCAAGTAATGTAAAAGTCAGACCGAAGCCAGGATACTGTCTTTCACATGTTGTCCAAAAGCCTGAAGAAGGTATCAGGCAAGCATTTTTGATAGCCCGGTGGTTTGGTGGTGGAAGCTACGACCAACTGCCCAAATTAGCGCTTGAAAGCACTGACATTGACCTTGGGAAGTGGACAAATATAGTCAAATACATTGTTCTGTCAGATTTTGAAGAGAGGTATTTTTCTGGTATAATAAAAAAGCTAAACGAATTTAGAAGCGAGACATATTTTGACCCATTTGCTAGGCTTGAAACAATATCACTTGGCATAATACTCGCCAGGTCAGAGGGAGGAGGTAACTTTGAACCAGACAGTCACGATATCATTTAGAGCACTTACTGAAAATATAAAATTAGCACGAGTTGTTATACATACTTTTCTAACATTCCGAGGAGTGTTCGATAAAGATATATTCGATACGGAATTGGCTGTAAACGAAGCGATTGCAAACATTATTCAGCATACATACAAAGGTGAACCAAACTACATTGTGATGACGCTCAATTGGATAGAACCTGATACACTCGAGGTGTTACTCCGCGATTTTGGTCCGAAAGTGGACCCAACGAAAATCAAACCACGAGATTTAGATGATATCAGACCAGGAGGACTCGGAGTTTATATAATTCAACGCATCTTCGACATTATGGAATTCCGAAACGTGAGTCATGGAAATTTACTTTATCTAAAACGCTTCTTCTTAATACCTCCTAAAAAGCAGGAGCTTGGTAATTCAAATAATGAACCCTATCGAGAATATTGAGAAAACCGTCAAAACGGGGGAAAGAAGACAAATGGGCTTGCTCACAGGTTTGACAAAAAATCCATCTTTCATGTCTGCATTTTTTGGCTTTTTGGCAGCACAATTTTTGAAAGTGGTGATATACAAAGACTTCCGCGTATTTGGTAGGTACGGTGGTATGCCCAGTGCTCATGTTGCAACAACCTCAGCATTAGCTTGGGCTGTTGGTTACACTACAGGTTTTGATTCACCGCTTACAGCCATCGCTGCAATTTTCCTTGCTATTACAACAGCTGATGCTGTTGGTTTACGAAGAAATGTCGACCCCAATAAAGGACATACGCTAATGGAAGCTATCTATGGCTTCTTACTTGGGTGGATAGTCGCTCTGCTTACGGTTAAATTGTATCGATAATTTTGAATGAGTTGTAGTGAAATAGCCCAAGTCTTTTTTCGCAATTACATCATAATGCCAGGAGGGTAATTTACAATGTTTTTTAGATTACCGTTTAAAATTTTTGTTTTTGCAGTTTTGTTGCTTGCCATCTCGTTAACAAGTGTTGTTAGTTTTGGACAAGATGGTGAGCAGATAAAAACACCAAATTGGTTTAGAGGTGCGGTGATTAAGAAAAGAGCTGGTATGAATCTAAAGACCGCCCCAGAGTTTGTAGCTGACCTATGGAATGCGATATACACTATAGGCACAAAATACAACGTTCCCCCAACGCTTATAGCTGCTGTCATTTCTGTAGAAAGCAACTTCGCCAACGTGAAAGGTGCTGGAGACGTGGTAGGAATGATGCAAATTTCTATCTCCACAGCCAAAAATATATCGAAACTCCTCGGTCTCGAACAACCAAAAAACGGTTGGGATGAGCTCCTCACAAATTATTGGTTGAATATAACTTACGGTACTGCATACATCGCTTATCTTTACAAAAAGCATGGAACTTTTCAGAAAGCGCTCGAAGAATACAACAACGGAAAAAATAAAACTAAATACGCCCAGCTGATACTACAACAATACAACCTATACGAGAGCCTCCATTCTGCTGAAATAAGAAATAAACAGCAATTGGATACAAATAATTCTCCGACATCTTCTGAAGCAACAGATACTTTGAATACAACCAGTGCAACAAATTCACAACCAACATCAGATGCATCAAATACATCAGTTAACACTTCAGAAATCAAGGTCCCGCCTCTTTTCGGAGTTGCAGGTTATTAAGATATTTTTCGGTAGTTACTTAGGAATGTGGGGTGCATAGTTTGAAAGATGAAAAAATGAAAACTGAAACGATAGTAAAAATTGAACATTTATCTTTTTCTTACCCGAGTTTCAGTCTCAAAGATGTAAGTTTTGAGGTTCGGAAGGGAAGTTTCTTCGGCATTATTGGACCAAATGGTTCGGGAAAAACCACGCTACTCTCACTCATTATGAAATTCCAAAAGCCAAAAAGTGGGAAAATAACAGTTTATGGGAACGATGTGCTCAGGCTATCTCACAAAAAACTTGCACAGCTTATAGCTTACATCGCTCAAGACTTTAACCCTGCATACGATTTCACAGTTGAAGAATTGGTCGAGATGGGAGGAATCCCCCGCTCACCACATTTTTTCGAAACACCTGTTTACGAGGAAGAATTAGAAAATACTCTCAAAACAGTTGATTTGCTTGAATACCGAAAAAGAATATTCTCCACTCTTAGTGGAGGACAACAGCGCAGAGTCTTGATTGCACGCGCAATCTATCAAAACACACCTATCATCATTGCTGATGAATTGGTTAATCACTTGGATTTAGGGCAAGCAATTAAAGTGTTAGATTATCTAAAACAACTTACCGAACGTGGAAAGACGATAATTGGGACATTCCATGATATAACGTTAGCAGCGAAGTATTGTGATGAAATCGCTGTGATGAAAGATGGAAAAATAATCGCTATCGGTAAACCTTTAGACGTTGTAAATAGAGAGATTCTAAGCAATGTTTATGGGGTATCTCTGAATGTAATTAGGCATCCGGACAAAGGCTACCCAGTAATTTTAATTTAAATTAGATTATCACTTAGATTGAAAAACGCATAGCCATAATTTGCTAACCTATCATTATTTCAAGAGTTCTTAGTACGTTTTGTTACATTTGTCTTTGTTTCTTAACGTTGACTTTTTAAAAGTGCTTGTGGTAATATAAGGTTGTAAGACCTCAAAAACCTTTAAACTCGCCCAGTGAGGCGAGAAAGGAGGCGAAAAGATGGAAAAAGACGTTATTTTTGGTAATTCTGAACTCGAAAAGGCTGCTATTTCTAGTTCTCGTTTAGACCTACCTGCCTCGAAAAGGTTCCTCCTATCTCTCCAGCATTTTGTAGCGATGTTTGGTGCCACCGTTTTGGTTCCTCTTCTAACAGGATTAGACCCTCTTGTTGCTTTGTTTACCGCAGGACTTGGAACTTTGTTATTCCACTACATAACTGGTGGTATCGTTCCTGTCTTTCTGGGTTCCAGTTTTGCCTTTATAGCACCTGTTATAATTGTTAAAGAAAAATACGGAGACATACGTTATTCACTCGGCGGTATCGTAGTTGCAGGCACGGTATATTTGGTGTTCTCGTTAATTGTGAAACTGCTGGGAACGAACGTTATCAAAAAGCTCTTCCCACCTGTTGTAACCGGTCCCATGATAATGGTTATAGGCCTTGGTTTAAGCCCCGTTGCCGTTAATATGGCTTCCTCAAATTGGACGATTGCATTTGTAGTGATTATAACGGTTATCGCATCCGCAACGATATTCAAAGGTTTCTTCTCACTCATCCCTGTTCTTACCGGAGTTTTTGTCGGGTATATTACCTCCATCCTTTCTGGAATTGTTGATTTCACCCCTATAACAACTGCTGCTTGGTTTTCAACTCCGAACTTCACATTCCCAAAGTTCGATGCTGGAGCAATTAGCTTGATAGCTCCTGTTGCATTCGTTACAGTTATGGAGCACATAGGCGATATAACAACCAATGGAGCAGTCGTTGGAAAAAATTTCTTCGAAAAACCTGGTATCCACAGAACACTTCTTGGTGATGGACTTGCGACAATGGTTGCAGGTTTACTGGGAGGACCTGCCAACACAACATACAGTGAAAATACAGGAGTGCTAGCCATTACAAAAGTTTATGACCCTTCCATTTTGCGTGGCGCTGCCCTTCTTGCAATGCTGGTTGCTTTCTTCTCAAAATTCGGTGCTGTGCTGCAGACAATCCCCACACCTGTAATTGGCGGAGTGAGTTTAATACTATTTGGTATGATAGCTTCAATAGGTGTGAGAACATTGGTAGAAGCAAAAGTAGATTTCTCGAAATCCAGAAACCTTATTATTGCTGCATTAATCCTCACACTCGGTATCGGAGGAGCGAGCATCAAAATCGGTGTAGTGGAACTCAAAGGCATGGCACTAGCTGCAATCGTAGGTATTATCGCTAATCTTATAATTCCAGAGAAACTGGAAAAATAAAGGAAAGACCGCATAAAGCCGTGGGGGGATTAACTAATGGTAAGCTCAACAGAGAAAAGCATATATACCTTTCCTATCAAAGCCGTGGGGGTTATTGGAGGGGGACAGCTTGGAAAGATGTTAACATTGAAAGCAAAAGAAATGGGGTTCAAGGTTATCGCACTTGATAAAGACCCTAGCTGTCCTGTTTCTTCAATTTGCGATGAGTTGATAATCGGCTCATTGTACGATACGGAAAAACTACACGAACTTGCGAAAAAATCTGAGGTGGTCACATACGAAATAGAACATACAAATACGGAAGTTCTTAGACATCTCGAAAAAATCGGCACCAAAATTCTTCCTTCACCAGCACTCCTAGAATTGGTAAACGACAAACTACAGCAAAAATCTCACCTAATAAAGTATGGTATACCCACATCAAAATTAGTACGCGAAGTGACAAAGACTGACTCTATTGAGTACAAGTCACGCATGAAAGAACTCCCGCCATTTCCGTTTGTTCAAAAAGCACGGAAAGGTGGTTATGATGGAAAGGGTGTTGCAGTAATAAAGAGTGAAAAAGACGTAGATAAAATTTTGGAAACCGATTCATTTTTCGAAGAATTCGTGGAGATAGAAAAAGAAATCTCCGTTTTGGTTGCAAGGGATATTAAAGGGAATATAGTTTCATACCCTGTTGTTGAAATGGTTTTCGACGCTAGGTCAAATATCCTTGATATGCTCATTTCTCCAGCAAGAATACCAGAAGACACATCGCAGAAGGCAATTAGTATAGCCTATGATGTTATCAACTCTTTCGTTTCTTCTAATTTAAAAGCCGTGGGGGTTTTTGCTGTTGAGATGTTCATTACCAAAAGTGGAGACATCCTTGTTAACGAAATAGCCCCTCGCGTTCATAATTCTGGTCATCATACAATCGAGTCGTGTCTCACAAGTCAATTCGAACAACACCTTCGCGCTATAACTGGTCTTCCATTAGGTTCCACTAAACAGCACACTCCAGCTGTTATGATAAACCTCCTTGGTGAACCTGGATACACAGGCAAACCTGTTATAACTGGCCTTGAAGAAGTTTTGAAAATGGAAGGAGCACATCTACATTGGTATGGTAAATCAACAACTGCTCCTTTCAGAAAAATGGGACACATCACA contains these protein-coding regions:
- the dtd gene encoding D-aminoacyl-tRNA deacylase, translated to MRAVVQRVTKASVSVDNEVVGKISNGIVILLGVGKDDTEEDAKYLAEKIVNLRIFDDEDGKMNLSLLDVKGRALIISQFTLYGDCRRGRRPSYSDSAPPDLAKALYEKFIELVKNYDVHVETGIFAAHMLVEIHNDGPVTLLLDSKKVF
- a CDS encoding divergent PAP2 family protein, which gives rise to MGLLTGLTKNPSFMSAFFGFLAAQFLKVVIYKDFRVFGRYGGMPSAHVATTSALAWAVGYTTGFDSPLTAIAAIFLAITTADAVGLRRNVDPNKGHTLMEAIYGFLLGWIVALLTVKLYR
- a CDS encoding ATP-binding protein, with product MNQTVTISFRALTENIKLARVVIHTFLTFRGVFDKDIFDTELAVNEAIANIIQHTYKGEPNYIVMTLNWIEPDTLEVLLRDFGPKVDPTKIKPRDLDDIRPGGLGVYIIQRIFDIMEFRNVSHGNLLYLKRFFLIPPKKQELGNSNNEPYREY
- a CDS encoding DUF4940 domain-containing protein yields the protein MKIYHNLEEVEEPKRSYASIAFSSKVRVEYEHAGEKLALIPVTIGDLTVVIEIDDDREVFNTLLNEHIKNSILKQFPYPEEIRELARHFRTELKNFRILVVKYNSVEEKEFSRYSLSNITFGVVSYNKFDVHLLPSNVKVRPKPGYCLSHVVQKPEEGIRQAFLIARWFGGGSYDQLPKLALESTDIDLGKWTNIVKYIVLSDFEERYFSGIIKKLNEFRSETYFDPFARLETISLGIILARSEGGGNFEPDSHDII
- a CDS encoding uracil-xanthine permease family protein, which produces MEKDVIFGNSELEKAAISSSRLDLPASKRFLLSLQHFVAMFGATVLVPLLTGLDPLVALFTAGLGTLLFHYITGGIVPVFLGSSFAFIAPVIIVKEKYGDIRYSLGGIVVAGTVYLVFSLIVKLLGTNVIKKLFPPVVTGPMIMVIGLGLSPVAVNMASSNWTIAFVVIITVIASATIFKGFFSLIPVLTGVFVGYITSILSGIVDFTPITTAAWFSTPNFTFPKFDAGAISLIAPVAFVTVMEHIGDITTNGAVVGKNFFEKPGIHRTLLGDGLATMVAGLLGGPANTTYSENTGVLAITKVYDPSILRGAALLAMLVAFFSKFGAVLQTIPTPVIGGVSLILFGMIASIGVRTLVEAKVDFSKSRNLIIAALILTLGIGGASIKIGVVELKGMALAAIVGIIANLIIPEKLEK
- a CDS encoding ABC transporter ATP-binding protein, which gives rise to MHSLKDEKMKTETIVKIEHLSFSYPSFSLKDVSFEVRKGSFFGIIGPNGSGKTTLLSLIMKFQKPKSGKITVYGNDVLRLSHKKLAQLIAYIAQDFNPAYDFTVEELVEMGGIPRSPHFFETPVYEEELENTLKTVDLLEYRKRIFSTLSGGQQRRVLIARAIYQNTPIIIADELVNHLDLGQAIKVLDYLKQLTERGKTIIGTFHDITLAAKYCDEIAVMKDGKIIAIGKPLDVVNREILSNVYGVSLNVIRHPDKGYPVILI
- a CDS encoding transglycosylase SLT domain-containing protein, with product MFFRLPFKIFVFAVLLLAISLTSVVSFGQDGEQIKTPNWFRGAVIKKRAGMNLKTAPEFVADLWNAIYTIGTKYNVPPTLIAAVISVESNFANVKGAGDVVGMMQISISTAKNISKLLGLEQPKNGWDELLTNYWLNITYGTAYIAYLYKKHGTFQKALEEYNNGKNKTKYAQLILQQYNLYESLHSAEIRNKQQLDTNNSPTSSEATDTLNTTSATNSQPTSDASNTSVNTSEIKVPPLFGVAGY
- a CDS encoding 5-(carboxyamino)imidazole ribonucleotide synthase, producing MVSSTEKSIYTFPIKAVGVIGGGQLGKMLTLKAKEMGFKVIALDKDPSCPVSSICDELIIGSLYDTEKLHELAKKSEVVTYEIEHTNTEVLRHLEKIGTKILPSPALLELVNDKLQQKSHLIKYGIPTSKLVREVTKTDSIEYKSRMKELPPFPFVQKARKGGYDGKGVAVIKSEKDVDKILETDSFFEEFVEIEKEISVLVARDIKGNIVSYPVVEMVFDARSNILDMLISPARIPEDTSQKAISIAYDVINSFVSSNLKAVGVFAVEMFITKSGDILVNEIAPRVHNSGHHTIESCLTSQFEQHLRAITGLPLGSTKQHTPAVMINLLGEPGYTGKPVITGLEEVLKMEGAHLHWYGKSTTAPFRKMGHITIIDEDLNSAIQKAKILRERVKIISENT
- a CDS encoding epoxyqueuosine reductase QueH — encoded protein: MPEYSHSNKNNFSVENDVKNCHLLHVCCAPDLAISYLSGARGDIFFYNPNIHPKAEYEKRYAEVIKIAALFKMNVLKVPYNPDLFFKLTKGLQNEPEGGTRCEICIRMRLEKTMEYAKENGYKSVSTTLTASPKKNVAMIVKIGKELEKKYGVEFLPNVYRKSPLYNDAQKLIRKMGIYRQNYCGCIFSIRNSVIVATQETKTVKSGVEV